Part of the Poecilia reticulata strain Guanapo linkage group LG2, Guppy_female_1.0+MT, whole genome shotgun sequence genome is shown below.
tcGTTATAATCTTTACAGTTTTTACCCAGAGCACaataatgcatatttaaatggttaaataaatgaattaatgttCTGGTCCTGGCCAGCTCATGGACTGAAATTCTGATTCACATGTGAAAGAGCAGATAATCAATAGGTTCACGTGTAAGGACACACCATACCTGCCAGTGGGAGCGAACGTCATCATCACTGCGCTGCACTAACGTCACGTTTCTGTGGTGACGCCTCCTGACAGCAGATGGTATCAACCATAATGGCGGGGGTGTGGAtggaagttatttaaaatatcatccCATAAGATTCAAATATTCTGTGTGAAATCCGTATTAACAGTGCTTagatatatgttttatttgttttatttaatataaatttacATTCAAAGGCTACATACTGCTTGCAACTAGTTTACATTGTTCACTTGCCCTCCTACAAGGGTGGTATGGCCCTTTAAATCTATCTGGGCTAAGCCGGGAGTCAGGGGTTTCTGGAGAACGACGTAAAACGTCGGCCGCAGTGTCAAGTCTACGGGCCGTTCTTGTCAAAATAACCATAAGTATAATatattaatttagtttaaaaggGAAGAGGTACCCGTTAGTATAGTTCAGCAACCAGTAAGAATTTCATAGGCTAAAACATGTCTACTCCGGCCAGACGAAGACTTATGAGAGATTTTAAACGGTGAGTTCACGGTCTGAAATACCGCTGGGTTAGCCGTTTGGTCAAAATAGCTAACGTTAGCCTAGCTTACGTCAGCTTGTTAGCGTTAGCGAtgatattttacaataaacGCCCAATTTGAGCTTCTTTTGTTATTACGTCTTTAACACAGATAGCTTTTggttacattttgtatttaaaagccTGGGTGATGCAGGTAAgtattgttaaataataaaaagcgaGAAACGCCGGAAAAGCGAACAGTGCTAGCAGGTTAGCCGACTTGGTTTACTGTTACAGTTTGTAACTGCTGGCTAACCCTTAACTAGCCACCATTTAAATGTCCGACAGAAATAACCAGATGGACACTTTTGGACTTTTTGAAAACTAACGTTCGATTAAATCTTCCCTCTTCATAACAATAAACTCAAATAGCGTAGTTGTTGATAAATTCGTTTGTTTAATAGCCGTGTAATGACAGTTTATTAAAGTTCatttaagtaatattttcattgCCGTTTTTACGCCGAACTGAATACGTTTTGCAATGTGAGGTGACCATACAATCCCACAATTCTCTGAAGATTGACTTTAGTGACGAAGGAAGTCACGAACAAGCTGTGACTGCGTTCTGTGAAAGGAGTAGCTAAGAGAGTTTTTGTCCTGGCTGTACAGGAACATTTTGTCCACGAAAAGagttgtttctgtatttacagCAAGCTTCACTGCGTCCAAGAACACATATCTAGATAGTCTGTTCATTTAAGGGTTCTTTGGCAGAACGTTAATATTGGAGAATCATTTGAGGAGTTGAGGGTTTTGTTTGAAATAGCCTCAACATTGTATTGCAACCTGTATAAAGTTTCAAcccaaaatcacacacacacaaaaaagctaaatttcaAGAGTGTATTAATTAGGTTTTGACATAACGTCTAcctatttattgttttggtaGGTAGTTTactttcaatgttttgtttactcatgcaaaaagtcaagtttgttacagtaaaatgacatatttggtatttaaaacagtaaaagttaGTGTGACAGGAAAGAATCCCCAACCAGTCTCCTCAGCAGAGGAGCCAGTCATGGAGCGGCTCTTTTACATCCCAAGGGAACacaaatgttctgttttcagaGGTAATATTGATATCGTGGTTATGGATTGGATAGAGGAGGTCCGACCCTGTGTACGAGCTAGACATCCATCTCTAAAAGATCAAGCGTATTTTGTGTATGATcacctggaaggtgaagctAAAGAGGAGATGAGATATAGATGCCGGCTGACAAAGATAATCCTgaacacatgtttttttttgtttcaattttgcAAGAATTGCATGGTTGCTCTAAATCTTGTGactttggaggaatttttttttctagaagacAGAAAGAGGGCTGAACCATAAGAGTCCCCCTTctcttaacaaaaacaaaacccccaaaataattttaagcaaTAACTACCAAGAGTAATTCTAAACCGAAACGGTAGCAGGCCAATTTTTTGATGATGAGGGAAACCAATGCGATCCTCATGCGTCCAAAGCTAAAACGGCTAAAACCGGTCAGCAGCCTTTATCTGATGGAAGGAGTCTTGCTACTTGGAATGCTAATAGCAGTTCAGTAAAGGTGACRATCTTTTgtaattttccacatttgtcaAGTAGGTAAATTACTTGAGCTATAATTGGGGAACTGATTCAGCCATAGTTACCATGAAtttatgtttgaatttgttGAAATGAAAAGGCGCATTCCTATTTTGCAGAGATAATATATAGATCTggattaaatatgatttaaacaGCAAGTAAGGCatgtttaaaatacagttttactgCATGACTGGACAAATCTTGATTCTTGATGTTTGCCTTAAAACACTTTGGTCCAAccatatatttcttttattgattgaAAGGCTACAAGAAGATCCTCCAGCTGGTGTCAGTGGTGCCCCTTCTGAAAACAACATTATGGTGTGGAATGCAGTCATCTTTGGGtaagaatgtaaaatgtacttaGCTAGAACATTTcagtataaaatgtaaaaaaaaaaaagaaggaaaaaacgtgtatttgttttatttgtacagccCTGAGGGAACTCCCTTTGAGGATGGTAAGtatctggttttgttttctgtctagAATGAATTTCAAGGTTTAATGGGTGCAAACTTGAAATGCAGTTCCTGATACAaattttatctttcatttttcacagaTGTAGATTGATCGCTTGAAAAGTGatagttaaatattatttttaacttaaaaggCATTTCAGTAAAACCATGTTATTCTTAGTtgtatttgttcttttctaCCTCTAGTAGGTTATTgtcatttgtaacttttattctttataatTAATATGTCGGGTCACAGCTTGTTYTGTTTCCTTCATCCTTCCACCTTTATACTTTCCGTTTCCCCCCCTCAGGTACATTTAAACTAATTGTAGAATTCACAGAAGAATATCCCAACAAACCACCCACAGTACGATTTGTCTCAAAGATGTTTCATCCAAACGGTAGGAGGATTGTAACCGGTGGTCACATTACTTCATTAGTGATTGTTGTGGGCCGTTTCTCAACGTGTTTTTGTCCACAGTCTACGCAGATGGAAGTATATGTTTAGACATTCTACAGAACCGATGGAGTCCTACTTACGATGTGTCCTCTATACTTACTTCCATCCAGGTAAGAAATGTCAACATAACAAAGCGCAGATGTAGATTTAGTCTTCTTACCCTGACTGttcaaagaaagaacaaacaacCGGACTACAACCCGAGTGtgtaaactgttttaaaatgtcaaaatcaacaacaataatctGGTTGCTCTTRAGGCAACATTTCTGAAAGTTCTGGAGTAAAACCAGMYTTTCTTTATTCTKTTTTTAGTTGAATCTTGAATCGATGTGATGTTGGATGCTTGGTTCCACCATCAACATTTTGCCTTGTTTTGAGGATGATTGGCCATCTCTGGAAACCTTCAAACTAACTCKGTTTCTGAACTGGCTTATTGTATgttaaagcaattaaaaaaagaaaaataagcttCCTATGATGAGGTTTAGTCTTTCATCATAGGAAAGACTAAACCTCTAATCTTGTTCTCAATAGCTGATTGGAAGCTTACTGTATATtgaaaaaattgattaaaaaaaaaaagttcacaccATTTTGAGGCCATTTATAGCCTTAAAATGGTGTGAACTCATGACACTTTGAATGTATTGGCCAACAGTTACTGCAACCAGACTGAAACTTGCAGATACTCGCAAACTTGAAAGCTGTGAATGTGAcattcagtttctgtttaattattattttttgcccaAAAGTCACTTTCTTTATGCTTGCTCRATTAAATATTactggaaacataaaaatgtgagtTCTTAAATGAACAGctgcataaaaaagaaatttgtagcatgttattgtttttgcCCTCCAGTCTCTGCTTGACGAACCAAACCCCAACAGTCCTGCCAACAGCCAAGCAGCCCAGCTGTACCAGGAGAACAAGCGGGAGTACGAGAAGCGCGTGTCGGCTATTGTTGAACAAAGCTGGAGGGACAGTTGACCTGACAATCCCGACAGCTGCTCGCTCCATCGTTAAGCTGTGTGTGCTGCAAGTTGTAGTGGAGTAACTGAATTTTTAAACCGTTTTGCTCCCATCTTTTACTTTTACGCTTTTATGCACTTTACCCTCAACTTCCCCaacaagtgttttctttttctttcggCCCAGCaagagtttctttttatttggttcCCTCCTTTTCTCGTCAACCAGGGGAAACGGGCCATGAAGctaaacaagacaaaaaaatctggTGTGTTCTTACTTGCTTTAATAACTTCCCATGACTTGTTGTGGTAAAAGTCTACAAGGGTGCATCATTTAGGTCATGGGTTCTTCTGTTGTGCACCTGATTGATTTAGTCAGTTTTCACAATGCAGTGGAATAATGAGCATCACCTGCTACAGCTAAACCAAACATCTCTACACCATGTTCTTTGCTGTGTTGTGAACTGTTAAATGCATGACATAGTGTATTCACAATCCTGTTGCGTTCTCGTGTATATAAAGAAACCTGCAACTGAAATTATGTACAGATTTTGCACTGGTTGTCCCTCATGTCACTTTTTCCAGttcttgtaaataaacaaagtcaTCCTTAACAGGGAATGTTTKactgtttttttctttactcaaTGCTATTATTCTAAGAGATGGAGGCATTATggtttttgtaattaattttaagtagAGGTAGAACAGAATTAAGTATTGAAAATTTCAGATGCCTGTTATGCCTTTGATAACAAGGCCATGTATTTAAAATTCATGCTAACCTTTCTTTACATGTGAAATATTGTTTTGCCCAACTTTCGCAAAGCCTTTTCACAATTATAGTTGTTTAAATTCATCATAAGCTGTCCAAACTGCACACTACCCAGTGAAATGTatagttttacattaaatatgatCATTACATTAAGCTGTATAAAGtaccatttaatatttttcacaagCTAATGAGGGAGGTGCAACAAACGGGTAAAGGCAAATCAGTCATAASacaaaaatgatttattgacctacatgcaaaacacaaatactgcacATCACTGTATACACTATCCTGATGGTGGAGGATGGTGTTAAAGGTTGATGGATTCAACTAAAAACAGGTGAACTCTGACTAGGGCAGAATAAAGGTAATTCTTAACCAGAGCTCCAGTGGTTCAGATTAAAGCACATTCATGTctgaatggcccagtcaaagtccagacttaaatccaCTATTCTAAACTGATCACATATGCCATCCATACAAAACGCTGAGCTTGAGctactttagaaaaaaatgaaaaaattcaGTCTCTTGTGCAAAAGTGGTGCAGATACAACACAAAAGACCAGCTGTGATTACACCTAAATGGGCCATACMAAGTATAGAATGATTCTAAAAGCATGCTGCActtatcaatttatttttctggcaaAAAACTACCCTCACTCAACCATTATAATAGTTCTTTCAAAATAACATCCCGAACATTTAAGTTCCTATTTTACAAGCTGTGAAAGACTGGAAGGGCCTTGGTATTAATTTAGCCATCAGCCATGACGGAATGATAACTGCTTTGACTAATATAACACTGTATTCTAGTCATATCCCTTACTTTATGGCTGtgtttcctctttatttttcttccttttattattcatattGGATTTTGATATCTGTAGTTTTGTAGCTTGGATTCGTAATCATCATTGTGTTGCTCCCAGTCATTTACTGGTCTCTcttgaaaaagagatttttaatctcaatgaaACATACCTGGTTAAACAAAGGATACATAGacacatacatacacaaacACGTTAACTTTAATAAACTACAACTCACGCCTAGCTGAGCTACAAACCAAGCTCTTTTAGTAAGCCGTTATACCAGACACCATAAGTTAttagtttagaaatgttttatttcttaaatgagAAGATATGCTCGAACTTGGGTTTCATGTATGATGGGAACAAAAAGCGATGCAAGTGTAGAGCAGATCTTAAAACATGCACATGGACCTGTTCTTTTCTTactattaatgtttttacaaatgctAGAAGCGAGTCGGAGGTGCAGCTTGTTCCTCAGCTCTGCAGCGgctacaaaaataactttttaaatgacCCTTTTCATCGGTACAATACTTCATAagtgttaaatgaaaacaaagacataaacCTGTAGCTTTTATTCAGAGTTCACTGGGCCAAGCGAAGCGAGCTACCTGTTATAAGCTCTCTCCTTTTTGGCCCTCTCCAGGGCTTTGTCCATGGTTTTTTCGTTCTCTCCCCGACACTTGGGGCAGTACCACTTGCCCTTGGGCTTGTGATGGAGCCCGACGCAGGAGAAATGAAACCACTCTATTGGACATTCGTCGTTGTCGCAGCCAATCATCTCTCCGTAGGAAACCTGCTCACACAAGCAGTACGTCGGCTCGTCTGGGTCTATGGGCAGGTCAGGAGGCGACACTTCTCTCTCCGACTTCCCTTTAGatcgtttcttcttcttggaaGACGTTTTGGGCCTCTTTTCCCGAGACGCGCCCACTTCTTCTGACTGGTCCAGACCCCCGTAGCACTCGCGGTTTTCTCCGTTCTTCTGACGCCTCGACCGCTTCCCTCCCGGTTTGTCTCCACCCACCGAACCCGGGGTGACTTCGTCTCGTTTCTTGTCATGGTGGCTGGATTTGCCCGGAGTGACCGTCGCCGAAGAGGCCGACATCAGGGACACAGAAGCGGTCGTCATAGGCGTCGTCGTGGTAATGTGACTCTCTTGCACTTCTtgggaggagaggagaagctCAGAATGCCACTCCATTTGTCGGGTTCGGTTCTCCACCAACTCCACCTGAAACGATGagcatgttaaaaatgtttaactaaaTGAAGAATGCAAATCTTTAAGTTGTATGAAATAAGCAtgtatgaaataattaaattgacCGAATGTGGATTGAATCATCCCACACCACATACGGatgtacatgtttttaaagatatttattttgtttgtagatTTTCAAAAATTAGGTCGCCTAGTGCTTTATTGGTTTCTAAACAGACCCAGTTTGTAGAACCACAGGTTCAGACTAAATCTCTGATCTATGAAAGTCTGGATGCCAAAAAAAGCAGTGAAATGCTCCTGAGGTTTCGCCCTCGGCAAATTAAATGTGATAATATCCAAAAGCATAGAATTAAGGACGAAAATCTAAATATAAGGCTAACAAAACATATCTATATATACATATGGATGTACAAAGCTCTTAAATCTATacaagtttaaatattttacacaatagTATAAGGAATAAAGTACtgaaaacccaaacattttccCATAGTACCGTATCTTTTGATACTTATCCACTCATGGAAAATGATAAAAGCAACTTAGATAATTGTACAAACTTCAAATTAACTCCAATTTcaatatttcaaacttttcagtaaaaggaatttaatttcttatatctaattaataattaaatgtacATGCTTAAAATAAGCCACCTAA
Proteins encoded:
- the ube2al gene encoding ubiquitin conjugating enzyme E2 A, like, encoding MSTPARRRLMRDFKRLQEDPPAGVSGAPSENNIMVWNAVIFGPEGTPFEDGTFKLIVEFTEEYPNKPPTVRFVSKMFHPNVYADGSICLDILQNRWSPTYDVSSILTSIQSLLDEPNPNSPANSQAAQLYQENKREYEKRVSAIVEQSWRDS
- the ing1 gene encoding inhibitor of growth protein 1, with product MLNPSNGDPGHVVVNYVEEYLDLVESLPFDLQRSVSLMREIDAKYQDALKELDDAYERYRRELDSLQRRKLQLSIQRALIRSQELGDEKIQIAGQMVELVENRTRQMEWHSELLLSSQEVQESHITTTTPMTTASVSLMSASSATVTPGKSSHHDKKRDEVTPGSVGGDKPGGKRSRRQKNGENRECYGGLDQSEEVGASREKRPKTSSKKKKRSKGKSEREVSPPDLPIDPDEPTYCLCEQVSYGEMIGCDNDECPIEWFHFSCVGLHHKPKGKWYCPKCRGENEKTMDKALERAKKERAYNR